Genomic DNA from Candidatus Hydrogenedentota bacterium:
TACTCGGTGGCGGTTTCAAAGAGCGGGTCCGACGTCTCGCGCAGTTGATGTTCACTGACTGCTTCGGCTCTTTGTGCTGTGAGCCTACCCCGCATCTTAAGCCGGCCGATTTCCTGGTACAGGGGTGCCGTGAGGGCTTCGGGGTCCACCACACCTCCATTGCGGCCGCGCTCGAAGCACAGCGGCGCGTTTTCCACGAGTTGCTTCTCCCACTGCGCGATCTGCATCGGTAGCGTGTGTCAAGTTGCGCACTCTTGGTTTGGGGCCTCCTTCTGCAGTTTGGGTGCTTGTGTTTTTGGGCGGGACCAAAGCCCTTTCTCGTCGGAGCCGTCCGTTGCTCAGCCATGAGCGGCGACGGAGGGCGACATAGGGGAAGGGCGTACCCCTTTCCTTGGTGAGTCCTGAGCCAAGTGCGTTCATGCGGCTTTTTCCTCGGTTATCTCGTCCGGCGTCGCCTGGTCGATGGTTATACCGACGTTTCGTCCATGTTGGTTAACACTCGGTTTTTGTTGGGTTTCTCGTGTCCAACCTCGCTGTTTACTAACTCGAAGTTGTTAAGCGCAGACTCTCATGTTTCGTGAGAGTTTTTCGCCTGAGCGCCGGGAACCTGCCGGTTTCCTTCCGGTTGCAGGTTTGCAACGGTCTCATAACATGAGAATACAGTAGAGACAGGGGGGCGGTGCAAGTCGCGCATTGGCAGGCAGATACGACAACGCCCCGGCCTGTGTTGGACCGGGGCGTCGTGTAAACTAAAACCCAGAAAAGTAAATTGTATTGACTGCAATGGCAAATGCATTTCCCGCGAACGAAACCCAGTCTCCGCCATAAACCCGCATCCGCCCTGCGCAAAATGTTGGACTGGAATAGTAAACCCTATCAATTGATCCTCGAACAGTACTTGGGGTATGATTCACATCAGGTTCCTCCTGTTACTGATCGAGGCAGCCCCCGGACCAAGCGAATCGGGACCACGCGAGTGCAAGTCTCAACAAGTGCGATACAGGCCCCGACAAGCCCGACAAGAGGCGTTGCGCGAACATGACCAAGACTTGAGGTGCGATGACATCGGGACCGAGAAAGCCCAAGAGAGCGAACCCAAAGGAATAATCTCAAATGGCCGGCTCAACCTTCCAAACCAATCCTTATGATCTCTACAAACTTCTGGACGATTGCCGAAGCGGCATTCTTCAGTTGCCGGATTTTCAACGTAGCTGGGTGTGGGACGAAGAGCGAATCAAGAGCCTGATCGCATCAATTTCACGCGCTTTTCCAGTGGGCGCATTGATGACGCTGGATACGGGTGGTGATGTTAATTTTAAACCGCGTCCCGTTGAAGGAGCGCCGGACGAGGCTAAGAATATCTCGCCCTATTCGCTGCTACTCGATGGACAGCAGCGCATGACATCGCTGTATCAAGTAACGCTGCGCGGTAAGGTAGTCGAGACCGTCACGCCCAAGAACAAGAAAGTTAAACGCTGGTTCTACATCGACATAAGCAAGGCACTGGATGTGAATTCCGACCGCGAAGAGGCCATTGTTGGAGTGCCGGAAGATCGCGTAATCCGTGCAAATTTTGGTCGCGGAGTCGTGTTGAACTTGTCCACATCCGAGAACGAGTATTCAGCGCTGATGTACCCGCTGACACAGGTGTTCGACTGGGATCGCTGGCAGGATGGCTTCGATCTGCACTGGAAAGGCGACACCAACGAACACGTTCGCGAGACTTTTCGCAAGTTCAAGCGCGACGTACTGGAGAACTTCAAGTACTACCGCGTGCCAGTGATATCTCTCGACCGGTCCACTTCAAAGGAGGCGGTCTGCGTGGTATTCGAGAAGGTGAATACTGGCGGCAAGCCGCTGGATGCCTTCGAACTCGTGACAGCAATGTATGCCGCCGATGGTCACGAACTGCGGAAGGACTGGTATGGCGATGACGGCCAGAGGGGCCGCCATCGGCGTTTTGTGGACACCTTGCGCCCTGCGGATTCGGAAACGGGCATAATCGCCAACGTCAGCAATACCGATTTTCTTCAAGCGGTCTCCCTGTTCTATACGCGAGAACGCCGTCGTGCAGCAGAACGTGCAGGCAAGACAGGCAAAGAACTACCGGCTGTGATTGGCAACCGACAGGCATTACTAAACCTCCCGCTTACCGCATATAAGCAATACGAAAAACAAGTGGAGCACGGTTTCATGCAGGCAGCGAAATTCCTGCACATGCTGCATATCTACCGCATCTTCGATCTTCCTTACCAATCGCAGATCGTCCCGCTTGCCGCCATCATCGCTGACATTGGGGATGCCTGGGAGCACGAGGCCAATCGCGCCAAACTGGTGCAGTGGTACTGGAATGGCGTGTTTGGTGAGTTATACGGTTCGGCTGTGGAATCTCGCGTTGCACGGGATTTTATGGAAGTACCGCGCTGGCTGCAAGGTGGACCGGAGCCAACCACTGTGAGCGAGACCATCTTCCGCGCCGACCGACTAAAGACGATGCGCATGAGGTTATCTGCTGCCTATAAAGGGGTGAACGCACTGCTAATGAAGGAAGGGGCGCAGGATTTCCGTTCCGGGCAGAAGTTCGACCACACTGTGTTCTTTGGCGAGAACGTGGATATTCACCATATCTTCCCGCAGGATTGGTGCAAGAAGCAGAGCATTATACCAGCGATATACGATTCCATTATCAACAAATCACCGCTTTCATTTCGAACAAATCGCATCATCGGTGGCGTTGCGCCATCTGAATATTTGGCCAAACTGGAGAATGGTGACAAGCAGACACCAGGCATTGAGCGGGACCGATTGGATGCCTATCTGCGCTCACACCTGATTGACCCGAAAATATTGCGCAGCGATGACTTCGAAGCATTCATGTCCGACCGCCAAAGGCGTTTGCTGGTTCTGATTGAAAAGGCAATGGGTAAGGCTGCATACAGTGGCGCAGAGCAAGAAGAGGGAATGGACTTTGAAGCAGATGCGGATACCGTTGAGGCGGAAATGCTGATTTCATCGTGATTCCTTCACAAATGCCCAACACGCGGTGATAGCGGACGCCACCTCAAGCAGCCGTTTCAAGCAGGATCGCTACCCCCTGTGGAATAGACCGGCAACAAGTGCCAGGTTGGGGTCGCCCGCAGGTGGAAGGCTGGCAAGGCGGTAAAGCCCGCGTACGACCATTTCCAGCGTCCCGTTGTCCCGGAGCGCATACAGCGTGCGCGGGTGAATGCCGCCCGCGAGCGCCTCTCCGGTCCGGATCGTCCCTCCGTTTTCGGTAATGATTTTGATCGCTTTGTGCCTTGGCGACGTCATAAGTATTTCTTTCTGGATAAAAACGTAGCCAGATAATAACAAATGGCTGCGTTATTATCCAAAAAAATCGCACCAGATCAGAGGATTTCCATCGCATATAGGGTCAAAACCGTCGTATCTCACGCGGCTGCATAAAGCACGCGTCCTTCCTTGTTCACCGGATAAGCGATGCCGCCGATGACGTTCTTGCTGGATTCAAACCATTCGCTTCCGATCACGATAATATCGAAAGGATAACCGAGTCCTCGAAGAGTTGAATGGATTCGAACACTTTCTTTGCGCTGGTCACCCGGATTCGCCTCCACAACGAGCAAGTCTATATCGCTGTCCGCAGTCATTGTGCCGGTGGCGGCGGAACCAAAGAGGATGATTTTCTCGGGAGAGGCAACGGCGAGAATGCGCCGGATGATCTCATCAAGCGTCGCCTGATCGATGGTTGTGGTTGACAGTTTATCCATATTAATTAACGTCCGGTATCCGTTGGGGTGGCCGTGGGCAACCCCGCTGTTTACTAACTCGAAGTTGTTAAGCGCAAACTCTCATGTTTCGTGAGAGTTTTTCGCCTGAGCGTGGGGAACCTGCCGGTTTCCTTCCGCTTGCAGGTTTGCAACGGTCTCATAACATGAGAATACAGTAGTGGTAGGGGGGCGGTGCAAGTCGCGCATTGGCAGGCAGATACGACAACGCCCCGGCCTGTGTTGGACCGGGGCGTCGCGTAAACTAAAACCGAGGCCAAAGGCATCGGGAATTGGATGGCTCCGCGAGCAGGACTCGAACCTGCGACCTAGTGGTTAACAGCCACCCGCTCTACCGACTGAGCTATCGCGGAATGAAGTGTTAGAATGTGCCCATGATAGCACGTATATTTTGTTTAAATCAAGTTTGTAGCCGCCCTAAAAGGCGGGTATTTCCGGGTGTGGGGGCATCGCGTTTGTATTTTACAGGCTTCATTGTGTTTAATGGTAGGGTTCGTTTTAATCATTCTCCGTAAGCCTTCCATAGGGTCTTTATGAAACACAAGGTTTTGAGTAATTTTCGGCGTTGGATAGAATCCTTCAAGCGTGGTCGGCAATTCGTCGCCCACGATATTTGGCGCATTGGTCTGCCCGGCGAAGAGGTGCCCAACGGCCTGATTATCAAGCAAATCCGCGCTATTATTTTGCTTGCCCGCGGCCTGATGGAAGAGACCATCCTGCTCCGCGCCTCGGCGCTCACCTTCGCAACCCTATTGTTCATCGTCCCTTTTCTCGCCCTCATGTTTTTCCTCATCCAAACCTTCAACATTGGCGATCAGATTTACCAGCGCATGGACAATCAAACCTACAAAGCGGTCTCCGCCTTACGTCACGGCGATAACGGTGATGAGGATGAGGAGGAGCAGGGGGAGTGCGCCCCCGATGGCGCCCTTGTTTCGGATATAGACAGCAAGCCGCTGCCGCCGCCCGTTGATCAGGGGACAACGCCCGTCCTTTCGGTGGGCGCTCCGCGAAAAACGAATAGCGATGAGCAGCTCAAACAGCAAATCATCGGCTGGGTCTTTCCCATCTTTAAAGAAGGCGAATCCATTACGGAGGCTGCGGATTACACGAACCCAGTCAAGATATTTGTTTCATTGGCCGAGTCGGGCGTCAACAATCCCCGCACCGTCGGCCTATCGGGGCTTATCTTTATCCTAACCACTGTTTTCGTATTCATGCGCAACGTGGAATATACGCTCAACCGCATCTGGAGCGTGAAGCGGCAGCGCAATCTGTTTTTGGTCATCAGCCACTATATGATGATCACGCTTTTTTTACCCTTTGTCGCCGCGTCGATCATGGGCATGAACGCCGCCCTGGAGAATCCCCATGTCTCCGAGATGCTCGGCAGCTTCACCTTCGCGGTTCGGCTCCTGCAGTTTCTGTTCCTCTGCTTAGCGCTGACGCTCATCTATTACATTGTCCCCAACACGAAGGTTCATTTCCGCTATGCGCTCCTTGGCGGCATTGTCGGTTCCCTCCTCTTCCTGCTCAACTCCTGGGCCTACGTAAAATTCCAGATGGGCCTCGTTCGCTACACGAATTTCTTCTTTACCTTCGCCCTTTTCCCGCTGCTGTTAATGTACATTTATATTAGTTGGATCATTCTTTTATCCGGTTCGCTCGTCTCTTTCGCCTATCAAAACGAAAAGACCTTTGCCATGGAACGTCTTGCCGAGGGCGCGCCCCAAGCGTACCGCGAATTTTTCGCCATTCGTCTCATGATGGAGCTTGCCTACCGCCATCGCCACCGCCTTTTATATCCGACGGCTCAGGAGGCGGCAGAGCTGTGGAATGTGCCCACGCGCATTGTCAGCGAAACGCTGGAGGCGCTTCATGAAGGGCAATTGGTGACCGCCGCAGCGACAACGCCCGTCACCTACCAGCCCCGGCACGACCCGCGTAGTATCAAGATTTTGGATGTGCTCAACGTGCTCCGCGAACACGGGCAGGATCCTTCGCGTCTGCGCAACCAGAAAGATGCCGTGCCCTTGAGCAATGCCCTCTACTCCGGCGACGCCGCCATCCTGCAAAAAGACATGTATACCATGGCGGAAGAATATGAGCGCAGCTGAGGCATGACCGCGCCGACCGGGGGTGTCGGGGCACAGCCCCTAGGAAGTACCATGAAATTAACGGGACAAAACGCATTAATCACCGGCGCCGGCAGGGGAATCGGCCGTGCCATCGCGCTGGCTTTCGCGCGGGAAGGCTGCCATGTAGCCTTGGCTGCGCGCACCAGCAGCGAGCTGGACGCCGTAGCCGAAGAAGTGCGTGCTGCGGGCGGCCGAGCCCTCGTGCTGCCCTGTGATGTGGCGCTTCCCGAATCGATCCACGCCACGGCAGAACACGCCCTCGCGGCGCTGGGTCATATCGACATCCTGGTGAATAATGCGGGCTACGCTTGTTTTAAGCCCATCTGGACCCTGACCCTCGAGGAATGGCAGCGCTCCTTGCAAGTCAATCTGACGAGCGCCTTCCTCTTTTGCCAAGCCCTCGTGCCCCACATGATGGCGCGGCGCAAAGGCAGGATCATCAACATGTCCAGCGTCACGGGCTTGAAAGCCCTTCCCGAACAAGCCGCCTACTGTGCGGCGAAACACGGGCTGAACGGCTGGACCAAGAGCCTCGCCTTGGAACTGCGTCCCTATTCTATCGCCGTCCACGCCCTATGTCCCGGCGGTGTAGACACTCGTTTCTCCAGAGATGCCATGCCCCATCGCGATAAAAGCGGCTGGATGCAGCCCGAGGATATGGCGGAGACGGCGCTTCATCTTGCCACGCTCAGCCCGCGGGTCGCCATGGACATCGTCAGTCTCCGCCGTTTCGACGGGGAACCGCTGCCATGAGGTGCGTATGAGTAACTCGGAAGTATTTGATTCCATACCCGAAGATTTCGAGCGCCGGGAAGCTGCGGAAGAATCGGCTTCCTACACAGACGGTGCCGGCGCCGAAATCGTGGAAGGGGTTGTCGAACGCATTGTCTATGAGAACACGGAGAACGGTTTTTTTGTGGGGCGCCTGCGCGGCAAAGATTCCGAGGCGCTCCTGACCTTTGTCGGCAATCTCATGGCCGTGTCGCCGGGCGAGACGGTCCGCTTAAAAGGGCGCTGGGTGGAGAATCGGCGTTTCGGCCGCCAGTTCCGCGCCGACGCAGCGGAAGTGATCTTGCCCACCTCCGTTGACGGTATCGAACGGTACCTCGGCTCAGGGCTCATCCCCGGCATCGGCCCCGTCTATGCCAAGCGCCTTGTGGACGCCTTCAAGACGGAAACGCTGCAAGTGATCGACGAACATCCCGAGCGGCTGCGCCGTGTCCCGGGCATCGGCCGCAAGCGCGCCGAGCAGATCCGCAAAGCCTGGGAAGAGCAGCGTTCCATCCAATCCATTATGATTTTCCTGCAAAGCCACGGCATTTCCGCCGCACTGTCCGTACGCATTCACAAGCACTACGGCGAAGGCGCCGCCGCCATCATGCGCGCCAACCCCTATCAGCTGGCGCGGGACATTACAGGCATCGGCTTCCTCTCCGCAGACCGTATCGCCCGCGAAATGGGCATTGCCGTTGACGCGCCGGCGCGGATAAAGGCGGGCGTCCTCCACGCGCTCAACACAGCGGGCGACAGCGGTCACAGCTACTTGCAGATCGACCAATTAAATCAGCAGACGGCGGCGCTGTTGAAACTGCCGACGGACACTTTCCCTGAAATCCTGCAGGAGATGACAGAGACCCGAGAAATCGTCCGCGACCAAGACGCCTGGTATCTGCCGCTTCTCTATCATGCCGAAGTGGGCTGTGCCGCCAAGCTTAAAGGACTGCTCCGCGCCCCCTTGGATCATGTGCCCATACAGGTAGAAAAAGCGCTGACTTGGGTCGAACAACGGGTGGGTTCCGCCCTCTCCGACGAACAGCGAGAAGCCATCCGTGTCGGCGTACAATCGAAGGTCATGGTCATCACCGGCGGCCCCGACACAGGCAAGACAACGGTCATCAAAAGTCTGCTGGCGATCATGGAAGCGAAAGGTATCGCCTACCAACTTGCCGCGCCGACAGGACGCGCCTCCAAACGTATGGAAGAGGCGACCGGCAAAGAAGCCTTGACC
This window encodes:
- a CDS encoding DUF262 domain-containing protein, whose protein sequence is MAGSTFQTNPYDLYKLLDDCRSGILQLPDFQRSWVWDEERIKSLIASISRAFPVGALMTLDTGGDVNFKPRPVEGAPDEAKNISPYSLLLDGQQRMTSLYQVTLRGKVVETVTPKNKKVKRWFYIDISKALDVNSDREEAIVGVPEDRVIRANFGRGVVLNLSTSENEYSALMYPLTQVFDWDRWQDGFDLHWKGDTNEHVRETFRKFKRDVLENFKYYRVPVISLDRSTSKEAVCVVFEKVNTGGKPLDAFELVTAMYAADGHELRKDWYGDDGQRGRHRRFVDTLRPADSETGIIANVSNTDFLQAVSLFYTRERRRAAERAGKTGKELPAVIGNRQALLNLPLTAYKQYEKQVEHGFMQAAKFLHMLHIYRIFDLPYQSQIVPLAAIIADIGDAWEHEANRAKLVQWYWNGVFGELYGSAVESRVARDFMEVPRWLQGGPEPTTVSETIFRADRLKTMRMRLSAAYKGVNALLMKEGAQDFRSGQKFDHTVFFGENVDIHHIFPQDWCKKQSIIPAIYDSIINKSPLSFRTNRIIGGVAPSEYLAKLENGDKQTPGIERDRLDAYLRSHLIDPKILRSDDFEAFMSDRQRRLLVLIEKAMGKAAYSGAEQEEGMDFEADADTVEAEMLISS
- a CDS encoding type IV toxin-antitoxin system AbiEi family antitoxin domain-containing protein encodes the protein MTSPRHKAIKIITENGGTIRTGEALAGGIHPRTLYALRDNGTLEMVVRGLYRLASLPPAGDPNLALVAGLFHRG
- a CDS encoding nucleotidyltransferase domain-containing protein gives rise to the protein MDKLSTTTIDQATLDEIIRRILAVASPEKIILFGSAATGTMTADSDIDLLVVEANPGDQRKESVRIHSTLRGLGYPFDIIVIGSEWFESSKNVIGGIAYPVNKEGRVLYAAA
- a CDS encoding YihY/virulence factor BrkB family protein, translating into MKHKVLSNFRRWIESFKRGRQFVAHDIWRIGLPGEEVPNGLIIKQIRAIILLARGLMEETILLRASALTFATLLFIVPFLALMFFLIQTFNIGDQIYQRMDNQTYKAVSALRHGDNGDEDEEEQGECAPDGALVSDIDSKPLPPPVDQGTTPVLSVGAPRKTNSDEQLKQQIIGWVFPIFKEGESITEAADYTNPVKIFVSLAESGVNNPRTVGLSGLIFILTTVFVFMRNVEYTLNRIWSVKRQRNLFLVISHYMMITLFLPFVAASIMGMNAALENPHVSEMLGSFTFAVRLLQFLFLCLALTLIYYIVPNTKVHFRYALLGGIVGSLLFLLNSWAYVKFQMGLVRYTNFFFTFALFPLLLMYIYISWIILLSGSLVSFAYQNEKTFAMERLAEGAPQAYREFFAIRLMMELAYRHRHRLLYPTAQEAAELWNVPTRIVSETLEALHEGQLVTAAATTPVTYQPRHDPRSIKILDVLNVLREHGQDPSRLRNQKDAVPLSNALYSGDAAILQKDMYTMAEEYERS
- a CDS encoding SDR family oxidoreductase; this translates as MTAPTGGVGAQPLGSTMKLTGQNALITGAGRGIGRAIALAFAREGCHVALAARTSSELDAVAEEVRAAGGRALVLPCDVALPESIHATAEHALAALGHIDILVNNAGYACFKPIWTLTLEEWQRSLQVNLTSAFLFCQALVPHMMARRKGRIINMSSVTGLKALPEQAAYCAAKHGLNGWTKSLALELRPYSIAVHALCPGGVDTRFSRDAMPHRDKSGWMQPEDMAETALHLATLSPRVAMDIVSLRRFDGEPLP
- a CDS encoding ATP-dependent RecD-like DNA helicase, producing MSNSEVFDSIPEDFERREAAEESASYTDGAGAEIVEGVVERIVYENTENGFFVGRLRGKDSEALLTFVGNLMAVSPGETVRLKGRWVENRRFGRQFRADAAEVILPTSVDGIERYLGSGLIPGIGPVYAKRLVDAFKTETLQVIDEHPERLRRVPGIGRKRAEQIRKAWEEQRSIQSIMIFLQSHGISAALSVRIHKHYGEGAAAIMRANPYQLARDITGIGFLSADRIAREMGIAVDAPARIKAGVLHALNTAGDSGHSYLQIDQLNQQTAALLKLPTDTFPEILQEMTETREIVRDQDAWYLPLLYHAEVGCAAKLKGLLRAPLDHVPIQVEKALTWVEQRVGSALSDEQREAIRVGVQSKVMVITGGPDTGKTTVIKSLLAIMEAKGIAYQLAAPTGRASKRMEEATGKEALTIHRLLEYNAATGSFQRGENNPLMTDMLVVDEASMLDVQLAHALFRALQPGTRLVLVGDVDQLPSVGPGNVLFDIIASGVIPVVRLKTVFRQGAESGIISNAHRINLGEMPEFNDRDFFLIERQDPARVLETIVEVVSRRLPARYGFSPLRDIQVLAPMRRGGAGVESINLALKQAINPDGKGIPHRSFGVGDKVMQTKNNYDLDVYNGDVGEVTLLDEEAGEMEVRFEDERRVLYPLDATDNLAMAYATTVHKAQGSEYPALVLTLLPQHYMMLQRNVLYTAITRGKKLVVIIGSGKAVAMAVHNADIAERNSLLSDRLRNER